From a region of the Corallococcus coralloides DSM 2259 genome:
- a CDS encoding FdhF/YdeP family oxidoreductase, producing the protein MEQGQDGKGNALAVPAAQPPLENRAPDVGPVKTVAGGVTAVLSAFKHVLGEAGPWRGGKLIWKVNQQDGFDCPGCAWPDPGHRSVQEYCENGAKALAEEGTRERVTPEFFREWSVARLAEQSDLWLGKAGRLTHPMVLREGAAHYEPISWDDAFALVAEELNALGSPDEAAFYTSGRTSNEAAFLYQLFVRQFGTNNLPDCSNMCHESSGTGLSETIGIGKGSVTLEDFDHAQAIFVIGQNPGTNHPRMLTALQAAARRGCEIVSVNPLPETGLNRFKHPQEVLHLFGPGTALNKLFLQVRINGDVALLQGLGKALLDREAKAPGTVVDRAFVEGKTTGFDAYVAHLATVSWDDVVEQSGVPREQIEEAADILARSERTIFCWAMGLTQHRNAVGNVQEIVNLTLLRGSIGKQGAGVCPVRGHSNVQGDRTMGIWEHAKPEFMDALSKEFGFAPPRHTGLDTVGTIQALHDGRVKVFFAMGGNFLSATPDTEFTAQALRRARLTVHVSTKLNRAHLVHGQRALILPCLGRTEHDVQASGRQFVTVEDSMGMVHASRGAVAPASEHLLSEPVIVARLAQAVLGARSKVSWMSLVEDYDRVRELIQRCIPGFEDFNRRVHQPGGFALPNGPREGRFTTKDGKAHFTVHQMPRHRLEPGQLMMMTLRSHDQYNTTVYGLDDRYRGIHQGRRVVFLHPEDVKARGLTAGQKVDLTSHFQGETRVAREFLVVPYNIPRQCAATYFPEANVLVPVGSFAEKSRTPTSKSVIITVAPSSEPTALIPASTSRSG; encoded by the coding sequence TCAACCAGCAGGACGGCTTCGACTGTCCGGGCTGCGCGTGGCCCGACCCCGGGCATCGGTCCGTGCAGGAGTACTGCGAGAACGGCGCGAAGGCGCTGGCTGAGGAGGGCACGCGCGAGCGCGTGACGCCGGAGTTCTTCCGTGAATGGAGCGTGGCGCGGCTCGCGGAGCAGTCCGACCTGTGGCTGGGCAAGGCGGGCCGCCTCACGCACCCCATGGTGCTGCGCGAGGGCGCGGCGCACTACGAGCCCATCTCCTGGGATGACGCCTTCGCGCTGGTGGCGGAGGAGCTGAACGCGCTGGGCTCGCCGGACGAGGCGGCCTTCTACACGTCCGGCCGCACGAGCAATGAGGCCGCGTTCCTCTACCAGCTGTTCGTGCGGCAGTTCGGCACCAACAACCTGCCGGACTGCTCGAACATGTGCCACGAGTCCAGCGGCACGGGGCTGTCGGAGACGATTGGCATTGGCAAGGGGTCGGTGACGCTGGAGGACTTCGACCACGCGCAGGCCATCTTCGTCATCGGGCAGAACCCGGGCACCAATCACCCGCGCATGCTGACGGCGCTCCAGGCCGCCGCTCGCCGGGGCTGTGAAATCGTCAGCGTCAACCCGCTGCCGGAGACGGGGCTCAACCGCTTCAAGCACCCGCAGGAGGTGCTGCACCTGTTCGGCCCGGGCACGGCGCTGAACAAGCTGTTCCTCCAGGTGCGCATCAACGGCGACGTGGCGCTGCTCCAGGGCCTGGGCAAGGCGCTGCTGGACCGCGAGGCGAAGGCGCCGGGCACGGTGGTGGACCGGGCCTTCGTCGAGGGCAAGACGACGGGCTTCGACGCGTACGTGGCGCACCTGGCCACGGTGTCCTGGGACGACGTGGTGGAGCAGAGCGGGGTGCCGCGCGAGCAGATCGAAGAGGCCGCGGACATCCTGGCGCGCTCGGAGCGCACCATCTTCTGCTGGGCCATGGGGCTCACGCAGCATAGGAACGCCGTGGGCAACGTGCAGGAGATCGTGAACCTCACGCTCCTGCGCGGCAGCATCGGCAAGCAGGGCGCGGGCGTGTGCCCGGTGCGCGGTCACAGCAACGTGCAGGGCGACCGCACCATGGGCATCTGGGAGCACGCCAAGCCGGAGTTCATGGACGCGCTGTCAAAGGAGTTCGGCTTCGCGCCGCCGCGCCACACCGGCCTGGACACGGTGGGGACGATCCAGGCGCTGCATGACGGGCGCGTGAAGGTGTTCTTCGCCATGGGCGGCAACTTCCTGTCCGCAACACCGGACACGGAGTTCACCGCGCAGGCGCTCCGGCGTGCGCGGCTCACGGTGCACGTGTCCACCAAGCTCAACCGCGCGCACCTGGTGCATGGGCAGCGCGCGCTCATCCTCCCGTGCCTGGGACGGACCGAGCACGACGTGCAGGCGTCGGGGCGGCAGTTCGTGACGGTGGAGGACTCCATGGGGATGGTGCACGCGTCGCGCGGCGCCGTGGCCCCCGCGTCCGAGCACCTGCTCAGCGAGCCCGTCATCGTGGCCCGGCTGGCGCAAGCGGTGCTGGGCGCACGCTCGAAGGTGTCGTGGATGTCCCTGGTGGAGGACTACGACCGGGTGCGCGAGCTGATCCAACGGTGCATCCCGGGCTTCGAGGACTTCAACCGCCGCGTGCACCAGCCCGGCGGGTTCGCCCTGCCCAACGGTCCGCGCGAGGGGCGCTTCACGACGAAGGACGGCAAGGCGCACTTCACGGTGCATCAGATGCCGCGCCACCGGCTGGAGCCCGGGCAGTTGATGATGATGACGCTGCGCTCGCATGATCAGTACAACACCACCGTGTACGGACTGGACGACCGCTACCGGGGCATCCACCAGGGGCGGCGCGTGGTGTTCCTGCACCCGGAGGACGTGAAGGCGCGCGGGCTGACGGCGGGGCAGAAGGTGGACCTTACCAGCCACTTCCAGGGAGAGACGCGGGTGGCGCGCGAGTTCCTGGTGGTGCCATACAACATCCCTCGCCAGTGCGCGGCCACGTACTTCCCGGAAGCGAACGTGCTGGTGCCGGTGGGCAGCTTCGCGGAGAAGAGCCGCACGCCCACGTCGAAGTCCGTGATCATCACCGTGGCCCCCAGTTCCGAGCCCACGGCCCTGATCCCCGCCAGCACTTCGAGGTCCGGGTGA
- a CDS encoding sigma-54 interaction domain-containing protein, with translation MNLPSEESAVPRFHCEMKSEQKGARARAQEERPGTYVDGVRWRQFRARARSGSTGGHPPARHETVLPGPLNIDEAQRALRMQVAPEQATFGELVATSAAARASFERMACAAACNATVLLEGETGTGKSRAALAIHRAGARANAPFLVVDCGALPANLLESELFGHEKGAFTGAIQRRVGAFEEADGGTIFLDEIGELPAELQPKLLRVLENREIRRLGSNTYQAVNVRVIAATHRDLRREVQEGRFRADLFFRLAVVGIPLPSLRERTEDIPLIVERILAGLGATPEQLAKLTTPDFLTRLQRAAWPGNVRELRNHLERCLVFQSALPPTSPDALAPAAPRAVDASLTYAESRRRALETFEHDYVEALLKLHGGKVSQAAAAADMDRVYLYRLLRRHGLKS, from the coding sequence ATGAACCTGCCGAGCGAGGAGTCCGCCGTGCCGCGTTTCCACTGCGAGATGAAGTCGGAGCAGAAGGGGGCGCGCGCGCGGGCCCAGGAGGAACGTCCAGGGACCTACGTGGACGGAGTGCGGTGGCGCCAGTTCCGAGCCCGGGCACGGAGTGGATCCACGGGGGGCCATCCCCCCGCGCGTCACGAGACGGTATTGCCCGGGCCGCTGAACATCGACGAGGCCCAGCGTGCGCTTCGGATGCAGGTGGCTCCGGAGCAGGCGACCTTCGGAGAGCTGGTGGCCACGTCCGCCGCGGCGCGGGCCAGCTTCGAGCGCATGGCGTGCGCGGCGGCATGCAACGCCACGGTGCTGCTCGAAGGGGAGACGGGCACGGGCAAGAGCCGCGCGGCGCTCGCCATCCACCGGGCCGGCGCTCGCGCGAACGCGCCGTTCCTCGTCGTGGACTGCGGCGCGCTCCCGGCCAACCTCCTGGAGAGCGAGCTGTTCGGTCACGAGAAGGGGGCCTTCACCGGCGCCATCCAGCGCCGCGTGGGCGCCTTCGAGGAGGCCGACGGAGGCACCATCTTCCTGGACGAGATTGGCGAGCTCCCCGCCGAGCTCCAGCCCAAGCTCTTGCGCGTGCTGGAGAACCGGGAGATCCGCCGCCTGGGCTCCAACACGTACCAGGCGGTCAACGTGCGGGTCATCGCGGCCACGCACCGCGACCTGCGCAGGGAGGTCCAGGAGGGCCGCTTCCGCGCGGACCTGTTCTTCCGCCTCGCGGTGGTGGGCATTCCGCTGCCGTCGCTGCGCGAGCGCACGGAGGACATCCCGCTCATCGTCGAGCGCATCCTCGCGGGGCTGGGCGCCACGCCCGAACAGCTCGCGAAGCTCACCACGCCGGACTTCCTCACGCGGCTCCAGCGCGCCGCCTGGCCGGGCAACGTGCGCGAGCTGCGCAACCACCTGGAGCGCTGCCTCGTCTTCCAGAGCGCGCTTCCGCCCACGTCACCGGATGCCCTGGCCCCCGCTGCCCCTCGCGCGGTGGATGCCTCGTTGACGTACGCGGAGTCCCGGCGCCGGGCGCTGGAGACCTTCGAGCACGACTACGTCGAAGCGCTCCTCAAGCTGCACGGAGGCAAGGTGTCCCAGGCCGCCGCCGCCGCGGACATGGACCGCGTCTACCTGTACCGGCTCCTGCGCCGGCACGGGCTCAAGAGCTGA
- a CDS encoding MaoC family dehydratase gives MSAPILDLHSLPAMPATLLRAANPFGKSRGSTTLPALTLRAHGCHASPVLLERYRTACGFDADGFLPLTYPQVMATPLHLQLLSLPDFPHSAMGIVHVRNRIQQHRRLPDTAALTVACRFDGQREVPAGHEFDIETRVEAQETGELLWQAVSTMLRRHAGRKDKDSARKAPPPEDTRFASSRPASWNIPADTGRRYARASGDFNPIHLTAITAKPFGFPRAIAHGMWTLARCVAELGEAAHADALQLECDFKKPLLLPSRVTFQTARESAGVAFRVLSEEGKPHLVGRLG, from the coding sequence ATGTCCGCTCCCATCCTCGACCTGCACTCGCTCCCGGCGATGCCCGCCACGCTGCTGCGCGCGGCGAACCCCTTCGGGAAGTCCCGGGGCAGCACCACGCTGCCGGCCCTGACGCTGCGGGCGCATGGCTGCCACGCGTCGCCCGTGCTGCTGGAGCGCTACCGGACCGCGTGCGGATTCGACGCCGACGGCTTCCTGCCGCTCACGTATCCCCAGGTCATGGCCACGCCGCTGCACCTCCAGCTGCTGAGCCTGCCGGACTTCCCGCACTCCGCGATGGGCATCGTGCACGTGCGCAACCGCATCCAGCAGCACCGCCGCCTGCCGGACACCGCCGCGCTCACCGTGGCCTGCCGCTTCGACGGCCAGCGCGAAGTGCCCGCGGGCCACGAGTTCGACATCGAGACGCGCGTCGAAGCCCAGGAGACCGGCGAGCTGCTCTGGCAGGCTGTCAGCACCATGCTGCGCCGCCACGCCGGGCGGAAGGACAAGGACAGCGCGCGCAAGGCCCCGCCGCCGGAAGACACGCGCTTCGCGTCCAGCCGCCCCGCGTCCTGGAACATCCCCGCGGACACCGGGCGCCGCTACGCGCGGGCCTCCGGTGACTTCAACCCCATCCACCTCACCGCCATCACCGCGAAGCCCTTCGGCTTTCCTCGCGCCATCGCGCACGGCATGTGGACGCTCGCGCGCTGCGTGGCGGAGCTGGGCGAGGCGGCCCACGCGGACGCGCTCCAGCTGGAGTGCGACTTCAAGAAGCCCCTCCTCCTTCCGTCCCGGGTGACGTTCCAGACGGCTCGCGAGTCCGCGGGCGTGGCGTTCCGGGTGCTGTCGGAGGAGGGGAAGCCGCACCTCGTGGGGCGGCTGGGCTGA
- a CDS encoding helix-turn-helix domain-containing protein, protein MTQSRRERAEALGAALKAARQQAGLSMEEVAEHLELGVEVLARVERGVMVPTIPTLSRLCALMKLDPDSLPDLPELSD, encoded by the coding sequence ATGACACAGAGTCGGAGAGAGCGGGCCGAAGCGCTTGGCGCCGCGCTGAAGGCAGCGCGGCAGCAGGCGGGGCTCTCCATGGAGGAAGTCGCGGAGCATCTGGAACTGGGCGTGGAAGTCCTGGCCCGCGTCGAGCGAGGAGTGATGGTCCCCACCATCCCCACGCTGAGCCGGCTGTGCGCCCTGATGAAGCTGGACCCGGACAGTCTGCCGGACCTCCCGGAGCTGAGTGATTGA
- a CDS encoding (deoxy)nucleoside triphosphate pyrophosphohydrolase, whose product MTRRHVRVVGAMLQNEMGRYLITQRPPTASLPLLWEFPGGRVEEGEQDTVALARELLEEMGVRIQVLEQVMHTHHEYPTYDIDFRVFRCRLSDPDAEIHHLRVHDHRWVALEEMGEYRFPDADAKTLARLLDLDH is encoded by the coding sequence ATGACCCGTCGTCACGTGCGCGTCGTCGGCGCGATGCTCCAGAACGAGATGGGTCGCTACCTCATCACCCAGCGTCCTCCCACCGCGTCGCTGCCCCTGCTGTGGGAGTTCCCGGGCGGCCGGGTGGAGGAGGGGGAGCAGGACACGGTGGCCCTCGCCCGCGAGCTGCTCGAGGAGATGGGGGTCCGCATCCAGGTGCTCGAGCAGGTCATGCACACCCACCACGAGTACCCGACCTACGACATCGACTTCCGCGTGTTCCGCTGCCGCTTGAGCGACCCGGACGCGGAGATCCACCACCTGCGCGTGCATGACCACCGCTGGGTGGCCCTGGAGGAGATGGGCGAGTACCGCTTCCCCGACGCGGACGCGAAGACCCTGGCCCGGCTGCTGGACCTGGACCACTGA